Proteins from one Porites lutea chromosome 3, jaPorLute2.1, whole genome shotgun sequence genomic window:
- the LOC140931342 gene encoding uncharacterized protein — protein MDIITLIILAIVGGVMIATVAASGIYYSYRSKRDRENEKAAAKITSTPARRTARVEKESYVVYQDESLVDFDSIPVQPETRRPIRSPDDVYPPVREEEQDDYLLSNLDMDISTSVIPPDDAIERKGCLEFTLHYYQLSSTLTLTLIRLGDLPLRPDTGKPPDPMIEFEVKYAHDGKIKSEVYQTTSNPHMYESFRFDVPVNDLGNQTVTFKVIDMMQTNIPEPPPPPEPEDGKKKKKKKNEPPPPPPPPPPSPTLIGFVTVPLVSVAMKKLLSDTEITILRDVIKLKPRQSSPENIVAVGGETVVSTTGTGTDDFEDAVETVEDDEKKDEDTEKDETLGEGDEPDSSQVEEQAVQPVSQPRPSVTFSRDVEPDVPGPALLISLAYLKSSEKLTVIVMKARSLKPISKNKPPDPLVKLYIKMGEKKLKKRSTVVKKHDVSPVWNEAFSFAIPHRILHKIAVLLQMKHFSERGKKRLIGKVVIGSTSNDEAVDHWNAMLTTTTSVAKWHQLEEEQQGRRSSKSNKQKAS, from the exons ATGGACATCATAACACTGATAATATTAGCTATTGTCGGCGGTGTTATGATAGCCACTGTAGCAGCCTCGGGTATTTACTACTCATACCGATCAAAGAGAGATCGTGAAAACGAAAAGGCGGCTGCTAAAATTACCAGTACTCCTGCCAGACGGACCGCGCGTGTTGAGAAGGAATCGTACGTTGTTTATCAAGATGAGTCTTTGGTGGATTTTGATAGCATTCCAGTTCAGCCTGAGACAAGGAGACCAATCAG GTCTCCAGATGATGTGTATCCCCCAGTAAGAGAAGAAGAGCAGGATGATTATCTACTGAGCAACTTGGATATGGATATCAGTACCTCGGTTATTCCGCCG GACGATGCAATTGAGAGGAAAGGATGCCTGGAATTCACGCTGCATTATTATCAATTAAG TTCCACTTTGACATTAACCCTAATTCGCCTTGGTGACCTGCCTTTGCGCCCTGATACTGGCAAACCTCCGGATCCCATGATTGAGTTTGAGGTAAAGTACGCTCACGATGGTAAAATCAAATCCGAAGTCTACCAAACAACCAGCAATCCGCATATGTATGAGAGCTTTCGGTTTGATGTGCCTGTGAACGACCTTGGTAACCAGACGGTGACCTTTAAAGTGATTGACATGATGCAAACGAACATACCAGAGCCACCACCCCCTCCGGAACCTGAGGACggcaagaagaaaaagaagaagaaaaatgaaccccctcccccaccccctccaccGCCTCCATCCCCCACCCTCATAGGATTTGTTACAGTGCCTCTGGTCAGCGTCGCTATGAAAAAGCTTCTCTCTGACACTGAAATCACCATCCTTCGAGACGTGATTAAGCTGAAACCTAGACAATCCTCTCCAGAAAATATAGTCGCTGTTGGGGGCGAGACGGTGGTGTCGACTACAGGGACTGGTACAGATGATTTTGAGGATGCTGTGGAGACAGTAGAGGATGATGAAAAGAAAGATGAAGACACAGAAAAAGATGAAACATTAGGAGAAGGAGATGAACCGGATTCCTCTCAG GTAGAGGAACAGGCAGTTCAACCAGTCTCTCAACCTCGTCCCTCGGTTACATTCTCTCGTGACGTGGAGCCAGACGTTCCTGGGCCTGCACTGCTGATATCACTGGCATACCTAAAGTCATCTGAAAAACTTACAGTTATCGTGATGAAAGCAAGGAGTTTAAAGCCAATTAGTAAGAATAAGCCACCAG ATCCATTGGTGAAATTGTATATAAAAATGGGCgagaaaaagttgaagaaacgAAGCACGGTGGTCAAAAAGCACGACGTCTCTCCCGTATGGAATGAAGCTTTTAGTTTCGCTATCCCCCATCGCATTCTACACAAAATAGCAGTGCTTTTACAAATGAAACATTTCTCTGAAAGAGGAAAGAAACGGTTGATTGGGAAGGTCGTGATCGGATCGACGTCAAACGACGAAGCGGTAGATCACTGGAACGCCATGCTGACGACTACAACGTCCGTTGCTAAGTGGCATCAGCTTGAGGAGGAACAACAGGGAAGAAGGTCAAGCAaatcaaataaacaaaaggCGTCCTAA